The following DNA comes from Microbacterium wangchenii.
CCGACGCTGCGCCTGCGCGGGGTCATGGCCGTCGCTCCGCTGGACGAGCAGCCCGCCCGTGCCTTCGAGCGCCTGCGCGGGGCTGCAGAGGCCGTGCGGCGCGTCGTGCCCGATGCGGACTGGATCTCGGCCGGAATGACCGGCGATTACCCCGAGGCGGTCGCGATGGGCGCGACACACCTGCGGATCGGCTCGGCAATCACGGGTCCGAGGCCCGTGCGCGGCTAGCCTCGGAACAGACGAGCGAACGGAGGATGCGATGTCGAACCCGCTCAAGAAGACGATGGTGTACCTGGGCCTCGCGGACGAAGAGGAAACCTTCGACGAGCCGGCGACGCAGCCTACGAGCCGCAAGCCACAGGCCGTCGAGAAGGCCGCACCCATCACGCCGATCCATCGGCCCTCGGTGGTGCGACAGCCCACCCCCGGGCCGGTCAGCGAGATCCTGACGGTGCACCCCAAGCAGTACCGCGACGCGCAGGTGATCGCCGAGAGCTTCCGCGAGGGCGTTCCGGTCATCATCAACCTGTCGCAGATGAGCGACGCCGACGCGCGCCGCCTGATCGATTTCGCGAGCGGTCTGTCGATGGGGCTGTACGGCCGGATCGAGCGGGTCACCAGCAAGGTGTTCCTGCTCTCTCCCGAGAACATCGCCGTCTCCGGCGATGGCGCGCTCGCGCAGGCGGACCCCGAGTCCGTCGCGTTCGCTCAGCCGTAACCGATCGTGGAAGTGTTGCGCCTGGTCGCGACGGTCCTCAACGCGCTGCTGTTCCTGTACGTGATCGCGCTGCTGGTGCGGCTCGTGCTGGAGTACATCCCGATGTTCAATCGTTCGTGGCGGCCTCGGGGAGCGGCGCTCGTCGCCGCCGAGGTGGTCTACACCGTGACCGACCCGCCGATCAAGCTGTTCC
Coding sequences within:
- a CDS encoding YggT family protein; this translates as MEVLRLVATVLNALLFLYVIALLVRLVLEYIPMFNRSWRPRGAALVAAEVVYTVTDPPIKLFRRFIPPLRVGPVAIDFAFALTMLLCFVLLGVTRSLAAG
- a CDS encoding cell division protein SepF — protein: MSNPLKKTMVYLGLADEEETFDEPATQPTSRKPQAVEKAAPITPIHRPSVVRQPTPGPVSEILTVHPKQYRDAQVIAESFREGVPVIINLSQMSDADARRLIDFASGLSMGLYGRIERVTSKVFLLSPENIAVSGDGALAQADPESVAFAQP